TCATGCTGGACTCATCAGTCTGTGTGCGTCTCTTGACTTCATGTCATCTTGTTGTTTCCAGGTGTGAGTGGTGTGACGGTGGTGACACAGAAGCCTCCTGTTGTGACGCTGAGGAAAGGAGAGACAGCCAACATGGACTGTAACCTGGGGACGGTTACTAACAGTGATGCTCGCTGGTACAAACAGATTCCTGGAGGAGTTCCTCAGTTTGTACTGGGCTTTTATCACGGCTGGAGCTCTCCAACCTATGGCTCTGGTTTCTCCTCTCCCAAATTCACATCTACTCATCAGTCAAAGTCAGATTATCGTCTAACCATCAAcagtgtggaggagggagaCTCAGCAGTCTATTACTGTAGCACATGGGACAGCTCTGCTAAGGAGGAAGTATCACAGTGAttcacactgtgacaaaaacctCCTCACTCAACACTTCTGCTTTTTCAGACTCTGACCCACATCAGCTGGTGACTGATCTGTCAGACAAGCCTGGTGTAACATCTCACTCTGTAAAATGATTTGTGCTCAAACATGTAAATGCTCTTATAGGATTCATTCTCACATTCATGGATGAAAGTGCGTCGTCCCTTGCACACATGCTGTAATAATTTAAACTCAATAATTCAGTCCTCAAATTCTGCtgtatttttcctctcataATCTTTAAGGATGGTTACAGACACTGATCTCAGTgcataaatgtgataaatatttCCTTATGTAACCAGATggattatatttaatttatattcaggtaaaacacaagcacatgaaaacactACACTGACCTTATATCAGGTCCCTTTTGGATTATTaggaaacatgtttgtttggtgaaaagaacattttgacatgtgagGGAGCTGAGATTAGAGGTCAGCATTGTTTCCTCCACACTTTCTTATTATAGAATAAAAGAGTTTACTTCACATCCCACTGTGATGGAGGAATATGAAGTGATTGATTAATGATGTGAATTAGAGGATCATTTAAAGGTGAATTTAAATGGAGATTTAATCAAGAAGTTCACTGTAGTTGATGATACTCAAGCAAAGGACATGAACGGACTTCAATCTGCTCATAAACATGAAGGTTATGAAATATGAGATTGTTGGTATTCAGTGATTTCTGTGACACAATGTGAAGCCACACAGTTTAGTTTGAGGATGAAAACGGTGTTGAGTGTTgaaactcctcctcctgcacttctcctctcctcagtgtcTTTATAAGCTTCAGTCTGTCTTCTCCTCACACTCCAACCCTGCTCACCTCTCAGTTGGACAGTGAGGGACgtttacagcacacactgacaacatgctGGGGACCCTCTGCACTCTCATCGCTGCTCTAACATGTAAgatcttcttctccttccttttacagtccatattttcacacacaaacctttcGCTCATGTATGTTTCTCTGTATGTTGGCAGATGTTGATGCAGCAAAAGTTCTGACCCAGACGCCTGCTGTCCACGCAGTCTCTGCAGGACAAGAGGTCGTTCTCAAATGCAACATTGGGAGAGATGAAAACTATTATGTCAGATGGTATAAACAGGTTCCTGGTGAAGCTCCTCAGTATGTTCTGAGATTTTACCATTCTGACAGTTCACCCGACTATGGATCAGGTTTCTCCTCAGACCGATTCAACTCTAAAGCTTCATCAGACATAGATTACCAGTTTATCATTAAGCAGGCAGAAGCAGGAGACTCTGCTGTCTATTACTGTCAAACATGGGACGACTCTGCTGATGAGCATGTATCACAGTGAttcacactgtgacaaaaacctCCTCACTAGCAACTTCTGCTTTTTGACTCTCTGACACACCAGCTAATGCTCTCTACAACTACCCTACATGTCACCAGTTTCCTCAGTTTATTCTTAAAAGAacaatttcatattttaattactAATCTCTCTCAGTACTGAACATGAAGAAATGATCAAATtcaacatttgttgttttctgcttttcgTTAACTCTGGAcagcacagtgaaaaaacaccaatgagtgatgaacacagacaaacacagagacttATGCTTGACTTTGGGAATGGGTATGAGTGACCATCATTAATTACAGCAATGAGTCAGGGCTGGGTATTTTTGAGgagtaagaagaagaagaaggaggaggaggaggaggagatgatgagaAATAGGAATGTGGAAGCTTCCACACATGGTTATGAAGAAAAACCCCTCCGAATATCAAACAAGTCCATAGAGGTTTGTGTTATTGGAGTGTCAGAACAGTTTGTTCATAAGAGGTCTAACAGGGAGTTTAAGCTCTCTGGGGTTTGATTGACCTCAAACATTGGAAAAGGTGATAAAACTGAGATGAGAGATAAAAAGTGACATAAACTCTACATGCTGGTTATTATAGAACACTGTTTAAACACACTATAATACAACCAAGTGGGGGAAAGCATGAACCTTTAAACAGATACAATTATAAGAGGGCAGGTGTAACAGGAACTGAGCTGATATAAGTCCTGCTTAGTAATATTGATGAAAAGGGCATTA
This genomic window from Pempheris klunzingeri isolate RE-2024b chromosome 17, fPemKlu1.hap1, whole genome shotgun sequence contains:
- the LOC139216408 gene encoding immunoglobulin lambda-1 light chain-like isoform X3, giving the protein MLGTLCTLIAALTYVDAAKVLTQTPAVHAVSAGQEVVLKCNIGRDENYYVRWYKQVPGEAPQYVLRFYHSDSSPDYGSGFSSDRFNSKASSDIDYQFIIKQAEAGDSAVYYCQTWDDSADEHVFGQGSKLIVTSSSLSPPVLTVFPPSRAELQSNKASLVCLSSQSVPFADVTWLSAGSPVSSGISTSTAAQQPDQTFQISSYLAIQTSDWDMDKVYTCKVSLGSQTSEKNINKSDCPTAE